In Myxococcus stipitatus, the following are encoded in one genomic region:
- the hisS gene encoding histidine--tRNA ligase: MSQKIVAVKGMNDLLPGEIEIWQHVERLMRELFGRFGYSEIRTPIVEDTSLFVRSVGEETDIVGKEMYTFDDKAGRSLSLRPEGTAPAARAYIEHSILNQEPLTRWYYMGPMFRYERMKTGRYRQFYQIGAEAYGSKEAAQDVEVMDMVTQFLQALGLQDITLNLNSLGDEACRPAYYEKLVEYLKAHREELCGDCHRRLETNPLRVLDCKNETCQAVAARGPSVLEFLCEPCRAHFDDVQRKLTALGVRFVVNPRMVRGLDYYTRTVFEFIASHPALGTASTVGGGGRYDKLVKSLGGPDVPAVGFACGVDRLVLLLKESQQKFAVTPDLFIAVADAGSNDAAFTLASRLRREGLRVDFDTRGGSLKSQMKRSDKSGATFTLVLGEQETTSGQAKLKRMAGGDPIPVALDDIARTVRAHAEAPQVGPSGN, encoded by the coding sequence GTGAGTCAGAAGATTGTCGCCGTCAAGGGCATGAACGACCTGTTGCCAGGGGAGATTGAAATCTGGCAGCACGTCGAGCGCCTGATGCGAGAGCTGTTCGGCCGGTTCGGCTACAGCGAGATTCGCACGCCCATCGTGGAGGACACGTCGCTCTTCGTGCGCAGCGTGGGCGAGGAGACGGACATCGTCGGCAAGGAGATGTACACCTTCGACGACAAGGCCGGCCGCAGCCTGTCTCTGCGCCCCGAGGGCACGGCTCCCGCGGCGCGCGCGTACATCGAGCACTCCATCCTGAACCAGGAGCCGCTGACGCGCTGGTACTACATGGGGCCGATGTTCCGGTACGAGCGGATGAAGACGGGCCGCTACCGGCAGTTCTATCAAATCGGCGCGGAGGCCTACGGCTCGAAGGAGGCCGCCCAGGACGTCGAGGTGATGGACATGGTGACCCAGTTCCTCCAGGCGCTGGGGCTCCAGGACATCACGCTCAACCTCAACTCGCTGGGGGACGAGGCCTGCCGGCCCGCCTACTACGAGAAGCTGGTGGAGTACCTCAAGGCCCACCGCGAGGAGCTGTGTGGGGACTGCCACCGGCGACTGGAGACGAACCCGCTGCGCGTGCTCGATTGCAAGAACGAGACGTGCCAGGCGGTGGCCGCCAGGGGCCCCAGCGTGCTCGAGTTCCTGTGCGAGCCGTGCCGCGCCCACTTCGACGATGTGCAGCGCAAGCTGACGGCGCTGGGCGTCCGGTTCGTCGTCAATCCGCGCATGGTTCGCGGCCTGGACTACTACACGCGCACCGTCTTCGAGTTCATCGCGTCCCACCCCGCGCTGGGCACCGCCAGCACCGTGGGCGGCGGTGGCCGCTATGACAAGCTGGTGAAGAGCCTGGGCGGGCCCGACGTGCCCGCCGTGGGCTTCGCGTGTGGCGTGGACCGGCTGGTGTTGCTGCTGAAAGAGAGCCAGCAGAAGTTCGCCGTCACCCCGGACCTGTTCATCGCGGTGGCGGACGCGGGCTCGAACGACGCGGCCTTCACCCTGGCGAGCCGCCTGCGGCGCGAGGGGCTGCGCGTGGACTTCGACACCCGGGGTGGCAGCCTCAAGAGCCAGATGAAGCGCTCCGACAAGAGCGGGGCGACCTTCACGCTCGTGCTCGGAGAGCAGGAGACCACCAGCGGCCAGGCGAAGCTCAAGCGCATGGCCGGCGGGGACCCGATTCCCGTGGCGCTCGACGACATCGCACGCACAGTGCGAGCCCACGCCGAGGCTCCTCAGGTCGGTCCTTCAGGGAATTGA
- the asd gene encoding archaetidylserine decarboxylase (Phosphatidylserine decarboxylase is synthesized as a single chain precursor. Generation of the pyruvoyl active site from a Ser is coupled to cleavage of a Gly-Ser bond between the larger (beta) and smaller (alpha chains). It is an integral membrane protein.), producing MNDQTFMKLMRLLPKSAVSTVVGMATRVPVPAPVHQAAMRAFARSYNVDMAEAEHPIEHYPTFAQFFTRGLKPGLRPIDPDEKSVVSPVDGRVSQVGYSEHGRCLQAKGIEYTVDELLGDAEAAKPFHGGAWTTIYLSPRDYHRIHAPLAGTITGYAYIPGEFWPVNPASVMNKQSLFCVNERLVTYLQTAAGQCAVVKVGATCVSRIKASYDDITTHTGQPGKVHRYQEGYKVEKGGELGRFEMGSTVILLFEAGRVKWESSLQPEAPLRLGQRIGVLP from the coding sequence ATGAACGACCAGACCTTCATGAAGTTGATGCGGTTGTTGCCCAAGTCCGCCGTCTCCACGGTGGTGGGAATGGCCACGCGAGTGCCCGTGCCCGCCCCCGTCCATCAGGCGGCCATGCGTGCGTTCGCCCGGTCCTACAACGTGGACATGGCGGAGGCCGAGCACCCCATCGAGCACTACCCGACGTTCGCCCAGTTCTTCACCCGGGGCCTCAAGCCGGGCCTGCGTCCCATCGACCCGGACGAGAAGTCCGTCGTGTCGCCCGTGGATGGCCGCGTGTCCCAGGTGGGCTACTCGGAGCACGGCCGGTGCCTCCAGGCCAAGGGCATCGAGTACACGGTGGATGAGCTGCTGGGCGACGCGGAGGCGGCGAAGCCGTTCCACGGTGGCGCCTGGACGACCATCTACCTCTCTCCGCGCGACTATCACCGCATCCACGCGCCGCTGGCGGGCACCATCACCGGCTACGCGTACATCCCCGGCGAGTTCTGGCCGGTGAACCCGGCGTCGGTGATGAACAAGCAGTCGCTGTTCTGCGTGAATGAGCGGCTGGTGACGTACCTCCAGACGGCGGCGGGGCAGTGCGCGGTGGTGAAGGTGGGCGCCACGTGTGTGTCGCGCATCAAGGCGTCCTACGACGACATCACCACGCACACGGGGCAGCCGGGCAAGGTGCACCGCTACCAGGAGGGCTACAAGGTGGAGAAGGGCGGCGAGCTGGGCCGCTTCGAGATGGGCTCCACCGTCATCCTCTTGTTCGAGGCCGGCCGCGTGAAGTGGGAGTCGAGCCTGCAGCCGGAGGCGCCGCTCCGGCTGGGGCAGCGCATCGGAGTGTTGCCGTGA
- a CDS encoding TIGR02266 family protein: MSDNRKSARVPTLLRCWCEADNVTLYARIANLSEGGLFLRTSTPLARGARAVLRLTPGDHPEVQAEATVVWLRDGEDKSYPPGMGLQFESLDAETLGRLRRIISQQQKNPVKAVWAG, encoded by the coding sequence TTGAGCGATAACCGAAAGTCCGCGCGAGTCCCGACGCTGCTTCGCTGCTGGTGCGAGGCGGACAACGTCACGCTGTATGCTCGCATCGCGAATCTGAGCGAAGGGGGTCTCTTCCTTCGCACGAGCACGCCGCTGGCTCGAGGGGCGCGAGCGGTGCTCCGGTTGACGCCGGGAGATCATCCCGAGGTGCAGGCCGAGGCCACGGTGGTGTGGCTGCGGGATGGGGAGGACAAGAGCTACCCGCCGGGGATGGGGCTCCAGTTTGAATCACTGGATGCGGAAACCTTGGGGCGGCTCCGGCGGATTATCTCCCAGCAGCAGAAGAACCCCGTGAAGGCGGTCTGGGCCGGCTGA
- a CDS encoding PqqD family protein translates to MSSGFGADCVPRRRAGAEGQRFGADFILLDAEGRTLRGLNATAVRIWELSDGTRSARSVAEVVAREFSVDVAQALTDTLRFLSELARLGLIDELQEVR, encoded by the coding sequence ATGAGCAGTGGCTTCGGGGCGGACTGTGTTCCCCGTCGCCGCGCTGGTGCGGAAGGGCAGCGCTTTGGCGCGGACTTCATCTTGCTGGACGCGGAGGGCCGCACGCTGCGGGGCCTCAATGCGACGGCGGTGCGAATCTGGGAGCTCAGTGACGGGACGCGCTCGGCGCGCTCGGTGGCCGAGGTCGTGGCCCGCGAGTTCTCCGTGGACGTGGCGCAGGCGCTCACGGACACGCTGCGATTTCTCTCGGAGTTGGCCCGGCTGGGCCTCATCGACGAGCTTCAGGAGGTACGGTGA
- a CDS encoding metallophosphoesterase family protein gives MRIAVISDIHSNIEALTEVLRVTEHQKVDRIVSLGDIVGYGASPNPCCELVRSVAEVTLLGNHDAAVAGRMDYSYYYDAARHALDWSANVLTDENMAWLRSLPYTYRIGDVGFCHGSPIDPKAYEYIFALEQARELTPYVEELPEVTFIGHSHLCRAFAIGNGEVNDVVAQKFGIRRGYKYIISVGSVGQPRDYDNRACFVICDTDARTVEYVRVEYDIETAAQKIFDADLALNFGKRLFLGV, from the coding sequence ATGCGTATCGCCGTCATCTCCGACATCCACTCCAACATCGAGGCGCTCACCGAGGTGCTCCGGGTCACCGAGCACCAGAAGGTCGACCGCATCGTATCCCTGGGGGACATCGTCGGTTATGGGGCGTCGCCCAACCCGTGCTGTGAGCTGGTGCGCTCGGTGGCGGAGGTGACGCTCCTGGGCAACCACGACGCCGCGGTGGCGGGGCGGATGGACTATTCGTACTACTACGACGCTGCCCGGCACGCGCTGGACTGGTCCGCCAACGTCCTCACGGACGAGAACATGGCGTGGCTGCGCAGCCTCCCGTACACGTATCGCATCGGCGACGTGGGCTTCTGCCACGGCTCGCCCATCGACCCGAAGGCGTACGAGTACATCTTCGCGCTGGAGCAGGCGCGGGAGCTGACGCCCTACGTGGAGGAGCTGCCGGAGGTGACGTTCATCGGCCACAGCCACCTGTGCCGGGCGTTCGCCATTGGCAATGGCGAGGTGAACGACGTGGTGGCCCAGAAGTTCGGCATCCGCCGGGGCTACAAGTACATCATCTCCGTGGGCAGCGTCGGGCAGCCGCGCGACTACGACAACCGGGCGTGCTTCGTCATCTGCGACACGGACGCGCGCACGGTGGAGTATGTCCGGGTGGAGTACGACATCGAGACGGCGGCGCAGAAGATCTTCGACGCGGACCTGGCGCTCAACTTCGGCAAGCGCCTGTTCCTCGGGGTTTGA
- a CDS encoding S24/S26 family peptidase has translation MRWIPVRGDSMWPSLRSGDLAGVAPLTREPRPGEVVLARFDDALVLHRVQALRQGHWSLRGDNAPGEDPPIAPSRILGTVLRVRRGGVELGEEWDQGPSRLGRVRAVVRGWVARWLGRGGRS, from the coding sequence ATGCGCTGGATTCCCGTACGGGGAGACAGCATGTGGCCGTCGCTGCGGTCGGGGGACCTGGCTGGAGTGGCGCCGCTGACGCGGGAGCCCCGGCCGGGTGAGGTGGTGCTGGCGCGTTTCGACGATGCGCTGGTGCTGCACCGGGTCCAGGCACTGCGCCAAGGCCATTGGTCACTGCGAGGTGACAATGCGCCGGGCGAGGACCCGCCGATTGCCCCTTCTCGAATTCTTGGAACGGTGCTGCGAGTGCGGCGGGGCGGCGTGGAGCTGGGCGAGGAGTGGGACCAGGGGCCGTCTCGGCTGGGGCGCGTCCGCGCGGTGGTGCGTGGCTGGGTGGCGCGGTGGTTGGGGCGGGGAGGGCGCTCATGA
- a CDS encoding PfkB family carbohydrate kinase yields the protein MTLLVVGSVALDSLETPFGQKEDVLGGSATYFSTSASFFVPTRVVAVVGEDFPEAHLSFLKGREIDLEGLTRVPGRTFRWKGRYGYELNEATTLDTQLNVFQTFSPDLPAGYRDTPYVFLGNIHPELQSRVLDQVRSPKLVAADTMNFWIKGSRDALLKTLERVNLLFVNDAEARQLAGEHNVVKAARAILRMGPERVVIKRGEYGALLFDKEHVFACPAFPLAEVFDPTGAGDTFAGGFMGTLATSAVGVDSSLLRRAMVMGSVMASFTVEKFSLERLREVTRPEIHARFAEFRKLTHFDDLGPLER from the coding sequence ATGACCCTGCTCGTCGTTGGCTCAGTCGCCTTGGACTCGCTGGAGACTCCCTTCGGACAGAAGGAGGACGTCCTCGGCGGTTCTGCTACGTACTTCTCCACGTCCGCGTCGTTCTTTGTTCCCACGCGCGTGGTGGCGGTGGTGGGCGAGGACTTCCCCGAGGCTCACCTGAGCTTCCTCAAGGGGCGTGAAATCGACCTTGAGGGCCTCACCCGCGTGCCCGGCCGGACCTTCCGTTGGAAGGGCCGCTATGGCTACGAGCTGAACGAGGCGACGACGCTGGACACCCAGCTCAACGTCTTCCAGACCTTCTCTCCGGACCTGCCCGCGGGCTACCGCGACACGCCCTACGTCTTCCTGGGCAACATCCATCCGGAGCTCCAGTCGCGCGTGTTGGACCAGGTGCGCTCGCCCAAGCTGGTGGCCGCCGACACGATGAACTTCTGGATCAAGGGCAGCCGCGACGCACTGCTCAAGACGCTCGAGCGCGTCAACCTCCTCTTCGTCAACGATGCCGAGGCCCGCCAGCTCGCGGGTGAGCACAACGTGGTGAAGGCCGCCCGCGCCATCCTGCGCATGGGCCCCGAGCGCGTCGTCATCAAGCGCGGCGAGTACGGCGCGCTGCTCTTCGACAAGGAGCACGTCTTCGCCTGCCCGGCGTTCCCCCTGGCCGAGGTCTTCGACCCGACCGGCGCCGGAGACACCTTCGCCGGTGGCTTCATGGGCACGCTCGCCACCTCCGCGGTCGGCGTGGATTCCTCCCTGCTTCGCCGGGCCATGGTGATGGGCAGCGTCATGGCCTCGTTCACCGTGGAGAAGTTCAGCCTGGAGCGGCTGCGCGAGGTGACCCGTCCCGAGATTCACGCGCGGTTCGCGGAATTCCGGAAGCTGACCCACTTCGACGACCTGGGTCCGCTGGAGCGTTGA
- a CDS encoding PQQ-binding-like beta-propeller repeat protein: MRPASMTPVNAHLAVLLAALALPSAVMAQSMTRSAVFTALAGPGESQATVTMDEVSELRVEVRNNTWSNSPNYRPINEVIFQLPSGYTLLESPPPAGWAAEQFTTLGRVRYYFIPSIQCAGAAVGLAMNETETFTLRMIPSVAGTNASNQQFSVLEANEQCSWNGSFGTNRTSTAARWLRVGLSTQVAIQPRVLPVGDDFTARLVIENRTSQTSTQANITAEGPSTGSGGVSFEIVDLEPANFRVSIPQRGAGILGARATVQSAGTMVASVRATNSGGSVTSSVVDTRMVNVGALAAAADLDVEQAFTGESVKVRLSVTNTAATASYLDVVPRAPVLVGSAQATLTQGPNPASSTRLAPGTSAHFVWSYTLTGAEFSDYAFDVRADATLDGAAVSTPLVRTGRGRIVAHRLKVSPSVLDPSVTNQTVTYTVQNRGSQPIYQVTLLRPATNYFRFAAGSPSSSGGWSVSSNAASFTWTVANGQPIGVNQERSFTVMYSSLTAVTAPTAFRHRMHLPDVYASQSATRIEAPVTLAGSGTAPEVERLTAVARDGSVTLAWDNPASHNGVLVLRAVGSAPSTPPVSGRTYAEGATLGNATVVLSETFSSTSSFVDTGVTNGTTYYYRVFNADDAGIYSAGNRPTSAALKATPRARVGAEPLWCYSVGVDARIQPITELGVGIFSSFDNTLVANLTQVSNPAADGAERWRPLQLGAPIGSRFPVVPLRGLPGQYILTADQDGVAYAISAATGTVLWRWTNNGAPIGTIQSFPVTQLHDYANAAYQAARPGQDLVFFATRLTNPALNRVVALNAGTGLPVFTYQPGDLGMVNGGMVVDYANNLLFVGGKVNGGSAASLRVLNTLTGAEVARLSLGDLEHSLVRNGVTGHILATNSDGVVHAVDPVTRQIVWSLNVATRPAPSTPAFTSFVRPLGGGFVASLASGHVEFWDYAAPGAAVPTRMWSTAVANPSGTFTLNRNGVVRIYVGGGDGKVHQLEMVGGADTAQVTLNTGLRIGTPTIDTTSSRLHVGSEDGLICSFPVPFP; this comes from the coding sequence GTGAGGCCCGCTTCGATGACACCCGTGAATGCCCACCTCGCCGTGCTCCTCGCCGCCTTGGCCCTGCCGTCGGCGGTGATGGCTCAATCCATGACCCGAAGCGCTGTCTTCACCGCCCTCGCGGGTCCGGGTGAGAGTCAGGCCACGGTGACGATGGACGAGGTCTCCGAGTTGCGCGTCGAGGTCCGCAACAACACGTGGAGCAACTCGCCGAACTACAGGCCCATCAACGAAGTCATCTTCCAGCTCCCGAGTGGCTACACGCTGCTCGAGAGCCCGCCGCCCGCGGGCTGGGCGGCCGAGCAATTCACCACGCTGGGGCGCGTGAGGTACTACTTCATCCCCAGCATCCAGTGCGCGGGCGCGGCGGTGGGGCTGGCGATGAACGAGACGGAGACGTTCACGCTCCGGATGATTCCGTCGGTCGCGGGCACGAACGCCTCCAATCAGCAGTTCTCGGTGCTCGAAGCGAACGAGCAGTGCAGTTGGAATGGGAGCTTCGGCACGAACCGGACGAGCACCGCGGCGCGGTGGCTGCGCGTGGGACTGTCCACCCAGGTCGCCATCCAGCCTCGGGTCCTCCCGGTGGGCGATGACTTCACGGCGCGCCTGGTCATCGAGAACCGCACGTCGCAGACGAGCACCCAGGCCAACATCACCGCGGAGGGACCGTCCACGGGCTCTGGCGGTGTCTCATTCGAGATTGTCGACCTCGAGCCCGCGAACTTCCGGGTGAGCATTCCGCAGAGAGGGGCTGGCATCCTCGGGGCGCGGGCGACCGTGCAGTCCGCGGGGACCATGGTGGCCAGTGTCCGCGCCACCAATTCTGGAGGCTCGGTCACCTCGAGCGTGGTCGACACGCGCATGGTGAACGTGGGGGCCCTGGCCGCCGCGGCTGACCTGGACGTGGAGCAGGCCTTCACGGGAGAGAGCGTGAAGGTGCGGCTGAGCGTCACCAACACGGCCGCGACGGCGTCGTATCTCGACGTGGTGCCACGGGCTCCCGTTCTCGTGGGTTCAGCACAAGCCACGTTGACGCAGGGCCCGAATCCGGCGAGCAGCACCCGGTTGGCGCCTGGCACGTCCGCCCACTTTGTCTGGAGCTATACGCTGACGGGCGCGGAGTTCTCCGACTACGCCTTCGATGTGCGGGCGGACGCGACCCTGGATGGGGCGGCTGTCAGCACCCCGCTCGTGCGCACCGGGCGTGGCCGCATCGTGGCTCATCGCCTCAAGGTCAGCCCGTCCGTGCTCGACCCCAGCGTCACGAATCAGACGGTGACCTACACGGTCCAGAACCGGGGCAGCCAGCCCATCTATCAGGTCACGCTGCTGCGCCCGGCGACGAACTACTTCCGGTTCGCGGCCGGGAGTCCTTCCTCGTCGGGGGGCTGGTCGGTGTCCAGCAACGCCGCCAGCTTCACGTGGACGGTGGCCAACGGGCAGCCCATCGGGGTGAACCAGGAGCGCAGCTTCACGGTGATGTACTCGAGCCTCACGGCCGTCACCGCGCCCACCGCGTTCCGCCATCGCATGCACCTGCCGGATGTCTACGCGTCGCAGTCCGCGACGCGCATCGAGGCCCCCGTGACGCTCGCGGGGAGCGGGACGGCGCCGGAAGTCGAGAGGCTCACCGCGGTGGCTCGGGATGGGAGTGTGACGCTGGCGTGGGACAATCCCGCGTCGCACAACGGAGTGTTGGTGCTGCGTGCGGTGGGGAGCGCGCCCAGCACGCCGCCTGTCTCCGGACGGACCTATGCCGAGGGGGCGACCTTGGGCAACGCGACGGTGGTCCTCTCGGAGACGTTCTCCAGCACCTCGTCCTTCGTCGACACGGGCGTCACCAACGGCACGACGTACTACTACCGGGTGTTCAACGCGGACGACGCGGGCATCTATTCAGCGGGCAACCGGCCGACGTCCGCGGCGCTCAAGGCGACGCCTCGGGCTCGCGTGGGGGCCGAACCGCTTTGGTGCTACTCCGTGGGCGTGGACGCTCGCATCCAACCCATCACCGAGCTGGGCGTGGGCATCTTCAGCTCGTTCGACAACACCCTCGTCGCCAACCTCACCCAGGTCTCGAACCCCGCCGCCGATGGCGCCGAGCGGTGGCGTCCGCTGCAACTGGGCGCTCCCATCGGCAGCCGTTTCCCGGTGGTTCCTCTGCGCGGACTGCCTGGACAGTACATCCTCACCGCGGACCAGGACGGCGTGGCCTACGCCATCAGCGCCGCCACGGGGACGGTGCTGTGGCGCTGGACCAACAACGGGGCGCCCATCGGGACCATCCAGTCCTTCCCCGTCACCCAGCTCCATGACTACGCGAACGCCGCGTACCAGGCGGCGCGTCCCGGCCAGGACCTCGTCTTCTTCGCGACGCGGTTGACCAACCCGGCGCTCAACAGGGTGGTGGCGCTGAACGCGGGGACGGGGCTGCCTGTCTTCACCTACCAGCCGGGTGACCTGGGCATGGTCAATGGCGGCATGGTGGTCGACTACGCCAACAACCTGCTGTTCGTGGGCGGGAAGGTGAATGGCGGCTCGGCGGCCTCGTTGCGCGTGCTGAACACGCTCACCGGCGCCGAGGTGGCGCGCCTGTCACTCGGGGACCTGGAGCACAGCCTGGTCCGCAATGGAGTGACGGGGCATATCCTCGCGACCAACAGCGATGGCGTGGTCCATGCCGTCGACCCGGTCACCCGCCAGATTGTGTGGAGCCTGAACGTCGCGACGCGGCCCGCGCCAAGTACGCCTGCCTTCACCAGCTTCGTTCGTCCGCTGGGCGGAGGCTTCGTGGCCAGCCTGGCCAGTGGCCACGTGGAGTTCTGGGACTACGCGGCGCCCGGGGCGGCCGTGCCCACGCGCATGTGGTCCACGGCCGTCGCGAATCCCTCGGGCACCTTCACCCTCAACCGCAACGGCGTGGTCCGCATCTACGTCGGCGGTGGCGACGGCAAGGTCCATCAACTCGAGATGGTCGGTGGCGCGGACACGGCGCAGGTGACGCTGAACACGGGCCTGCGCATCGGCACGCCGACCATCGACACGACTTCCTCCCGGCTGCATGTGGGCTCCGAGGACGGCCTCATCTGCTCCTTCCCGGTACCGTTCCCATGA